In Channa argus isolate prfri chromosome 15, Channa argus male v1.0, whole genome shotgun sequence, the DNA window TATCAAAGGTTAAACACAATTTCTCAAAATCACATGACCACAAACGCAACAATGTCTCTGTTACTGGTGCAAGGTGAGTTaccttattttcagtttcagtttcaaaCAAAAGTTTTTCTTCTAAACATCAATCATACATTGTAAGCCACTGATTTAAATTTAGTGGCAGGTATAAAATTCAGTTGGTAGAGTAGCTGCCTACGgagtgttgaagtgtccctgggcaagacactgaacccctaacagcgcATCCCCAGCcgcgcagtgccggtcccaagcccggtaaaaattggggaggttgGGTTAGGAAGGGTACCGGCATAAAAAAGTTGTCAAATCAACGTGCGAAGATAGAGTAAAAAGATCCGCTGCGGTGACCCGGAACTCACAGGATGAGCCCAAAGggcaaaaaacattattattcttttgatggtttttgtttatatttaaataaatgccaacataaaatatgttttgatagAAATATAATTACAAGTTGATCATGTGTTTTATTACCAAAGTACCAAATGTGTTGATATGTTACCAATGATGTAGAGTCAGGTCCATATATATTCGGACAGTGACACCTTTGTCATTTTGGCTCTTTACAGCTCCACAGtggattttaaatgaaacaatcaaGATGTGGTgactgtcagctttaatttaagttttgttaaaaatactgaatgaaCTCAAACAGATATCAAACTGATCCTAAACAGTTAATGTCTGCGTGTCTGTCACCAGACATTGGGTTTCtttcctgaaaatgctttcactTTCTGCTTGTTATGGAGTTGTTTTGCCTTCAGTAAGTGAATTACTCTGCTGAAACAAAAGATGACATCATTACACAATGGacaactaaatacattttgaatataAATGCCTTTAACTTTAATTTGGCTGTGTACCATTTGTTGCTACTTTTCATAGTCAGTATGTGAGCCAAGAATGATAATGTAAGCCTTTCACAGAATTGTAAAATCCTCCTCCCACGGTGATTATTGTCCAGCTGCACTCTGCACCTGCACTTTTCACAGCTGGtctgttgaaataaaaatgatcttCTAGTTTTAGATAGTTTTTTTCTGGACAAATTGAGACATTTGTTTGttctgcattatttttttcaacaacgGAAAATCAAGAAATTTCACCTAGAATCCAGAAACTTTGACTATGTTGTACTACATCAGAGATTAATCTATTTGTAAAGCAAAGTTGATGATGATCAAGTGAATCTCAGTGTCATTACTCGATTTTTATCATCACTTTTTAGCACAGCAGAAGTCCATCCGTCCACTATCAGTAACTGCTCATCTTGTGTAGGGTCATGGGGGcttggagtctatcccagctatcatagggcaagaggtggggtccaccctggacaggtcgccagtctatcacagggccaacacagacagaccatTCACaccactaaccactccaccacagtGCTGCACAGCAGAAGGCTTCTCCTACGAATGTGTGGTCCTTTTTCCATTAGTTTCACACAGTTTTCTtagtatttttgtaaatagttaACACACACGTCATTCAGTGATCCAAAGCTACATTGAATTAACtgtcaaacaaaaggaaaacatgttCCCCGCTGATAGAAAATTCTTgcaaaatgtataatgtatctCTAAGGTACTTGTTTGCAAACCCTCAAACAGAATTTTTCAATCAGTGATCAGTCCTTATCCTTACTATAAAAGATGCAACCTCTGTGCTGCTACTTGCAAGCCTGGATGCAAGAAACCACTTCTGCTGTACTAAGAGGGTGATAACGATCAGGTGGATCCCAGTTTTATTAATGCAACTTAGCAACGGAAAAAACCTAACAGCTGTGCGTCAAAGTCTTGAGTTGCTTCCGCTCATTTCACTGTTCACTCACACTGTGGTTCTTTCCTTAAtttggagcagagagcagctgtaataAGGCAATTTCCATCTgggattaaacattttttttgaacCATTAATCTTTAGGCATAGTAATTAAAACAAGCTTCTGAGTATTATTACACAGCGATTAAGTTGCTTTGCAAAATTAACTTGGGCAATTATTTAGTAGCTAacatattattacatattttctAGAAGCTTTCCCGAGCAAACAGGTTCAAGATGAGTGTAACAGATCGAAAGATGATCTGATCCTGCTGTCTGTCATGATCTCTGTGGCTGTGATCCTCAGCATCATCATGAGCGTTCTTATATGGCTCATCAAGgtactgtttgtgtttctttaattagTTACATTTGGCATAATGGCTTATCTCACAAGCCCTTAATTGGGGGTACTGAGTATCTATACATAATCTAAAATCATTTTGTCCTGTTAATTTTTTAGTATGGCCTCATTAACATAAATAGGATGGAGAAAAGAATATCAGCAAGAGCGCAAACTCTATTCTCCAAAATGGTCATGGAGTTGAATTTACTGCTCTTTAAACTAACTTCTACAGCATTTGGATATTAAAACCTTTACTTACGTAGGATTTATTGCAAAATTGTTGATATTAGTTTGCATTATCTTCCAGTTTACCTTTCATACATCTGTTATATCTGACGGCGTTTTAAAATGAACCTGATCAGAAAGTGTATAATAAAATGATTCTGTGCCACTTGTAATATTGCAAAGATTAAAATACACATACCTCATTAAAGATGAGTCACAAAATACAGTGAATCATAATCCTATCACTCGTTACCATTTAATTGTGTAATTATTGTTTCAATTGGATAATGTATTGACACTTATATCTGCTGTTACCAGACTAAGACCGGAAACCCCACGAAGAAACCAAGATGTGTCCTTAACAATGGAGTTTATGAGGATATGCGTGGAACACACGCATATCAGTCTGTATATAATATAACCAACTGATGAGACCCCCAGCATGTTTTCCAACATTCTCTGACACGTCTTCAAACTGTGGTGTGCGTCAGTGAAGGACAGTTTTCCATGCATTTCTATAAATTCACAGATTTTTTACAATTGTACAAAAGTTGTTCTGCTATTTCAGGTGATTTATTAAAAGAGGGTTTAACTTTATGTATATACTATGTAATTTGTCATTTACAGTCACGAATAAATATGTGTTATAGCTTGGTTcgaaaaaatgtacttttttgcatccttagttcttttttttttttttactagaggATGGTGAAACATCTTAATTGGTAAAATTCATACAGTCTTTTGTTAAACTGGCAGCTTATTGCAGCTTCTGGAAATTCTAAAGCACAGAACAAAGACAGTAAGAATCAAGAATCTAAGAAAGTAAGAatctggattagcttgttcttCTGTGCCAGGACTGCCCTTCGCTAAAGTACAGCATTCTGGGTCGTTTTTATACCACCAGCCAAAAATCAGCAAATTAGTGAGTATGTTGGATTGGTTATATGGGTCACAAAACATAGTACTTTTCCACAGAAAAGTTAAGTTCAAGTTCAGTGTTAAATTGTTgctattaatgttgtggcaaCCAGTCAAACAAAGGATGGGACAATAAGGAAGTATggatttttttacaaatgcCAACATCGATATTTATCGCCTATACCTAACCCTGATTCTTTGTAGCCAACtactatgtttgcacagttgcaATCCAACATTTTTCGACAGCTTAGGGTGAAAAGTATTGTTACACAAGCCGCCACCTGCTTTCAGCAGCAGTTTGCATTTGTTACAAATACAAGGATCACGACTTTTGCCACTAAGTTGTGCAGCCACAGCAACAGAGTTCTGTGGcacaaaccaacaaaatccAGACTGCAGTGCAATTACTTTATAACATGACAAAAGTCAACTCTATCTTCAAACagtgtacaaccccaattcaaaaaagttgggacaaaatgtatgtgtaaaatgtaaataaaaacagaatgcaaggaCTTTCAAATCTCCATCAACCcatagtttattaaaaatagaacataatccacatatcagatgttgaacaattttatggaaaatattaattagcttatttgaatttgatggcagcgcCACATCCCAAAAAGGTTGGAACAGTTTTCTGTTAATTTAGGAACAATTGAAACAGTCTAAGGCAGGATATGTCCAATTGCAGCACAGACGCCATTTAGGTCGCCAAAAAACAGATGATAAACATATTGTAACAGCATGCAAAGTTGGCAATGTTTACTTGTGTGGTCACAAGCTCTGACTTTATTTCCCTTCAGAAAGCAGCAAAGATCACACCATGCTTATAAGTGTTAAAGTgcactaaccctaacccacatTTTTAGGGTTGGTCTCACTGTGCAGCGGTGCGAGTTTGCACTGtttttgtatgcatgtgtatggGGACAACTTAGGGAGGAGGTGCATGAAGTCCAGCAAGCAACGGAAACTGAGACCCCCTTTACTATAAAAAAACCCAGATGGAGAAAGTTTACAGCCAAGAGGCAAAGAACATCACAGTTAACCTACTACTGTAGATGACTGATTTATTAACTCAGCCAATCCATCCAAATCGATTTCATCCCCACACTTCTGTACAAAACTCCTGATTGTGTAACTGCATATTTATACGTCATAACCTGAAACAGGAAACATACAATCATAAGGTAGGTCCAAACccaaagtataaaaataacttATGGAACAGTGCAAGATAATAATCTGCCACAAACTTAAACAGACAATGTGTGCAATGACACATCTTTATAGAAAACAGAGGCCGTACTATTTTTACTCtgaagccaaacacacacacacacaggtgctgcTGAAAAggtaataaaactgtttttaatgtggTTGTATTAcccactgtgttgtttttgagtTGTTACAGAATTTGTCACAAACTGTTTTCTGTAACAAAGCTACAAGCGGAAATTGGTGCTTTTAGGTAAAGAGTTTTTGATTCAAAGTGTCTCcgttattatttcattaatgttttccattcaagttataaaatgttgaaaagtcTCACTCGTCTTGTTACGTGTGCAATTTTATTTACACCTCCTTGATCATTGTGGGTTGTTTCTGTTCCTCCTGATTAAATATCAGATAGGTAGGCAGCGTCTCATGCCCTCTGACACAGGTCTTCTTCAGCTTAGATGGGGAACAAAAACCTAGTACAGTATTAGACACATAGACTGCTCAAAGTTTAATAAGGTTAAACTCTGTGTTTTGTTGATAGTGTGGTCAAATATCCTGTGTGAGGGTCTTACACACCGTCTGTGCTGAGAAGGGGTTTAAGACAGCTCATCCACAAGAAAATGgtacaaaacactgaacaaatgTTAACTTCTGTGCAATTACATGCAGTCTGCTAGGTTGCATGTAattccaaaatgttttgtttttgtagaaaaatgTAATGGTTGTTAATGAAAACCATTTAATAAAGTTTTCCATTGTCTTAAATCGTCCTGTTGCCATTGTATTTAAACACTTAACCAAAGAGAACCATTTCTCACCACCTTTGTACATAATTATGCTTCTCAGTGGTCTCAATGATTTTCTCATCAGTCTGTGGAATGAAAAAGTCTAAAACAATGAATaacattcatattcatatttgcCCTGCTTACTGCAGCCAAGAGAAACATGCCATTCCCCCCAGGCTTCTGAAGACATTCCCTCCAATCCAGCTCATCTGTTGTCCAAAATCAGTTGTGTGACGTGCTGAACATAAAATCTATTTGCAATTCCTCTTGCCTTACTGATTTACAGGGACACGGAGCCACACAGTCAGAAGCAGCATTGTACAGGTTCCCGCAGGACACAGAGAGTAAATGCACAGTGAAAATCAGAGATCAAAGTGTGTTTTTCCTTAAAATGTAACACTGTTAGAACATGTTGCCTGTCAGTTTACCAAAcggctgaatgtgtgtgtgtgtgtgcaaataggCATATGAGAAAAGACAGTTGTTCAGGGATTTAGAGACTTCTATAACTACTAAATCTATATCTCTCATACATCTCTCACAGCAGGTTTtcccatctctgcagagaactTCTAAAGCTCTGTTAAAATGACCAGAtagtcatttatattttacatttacatttacatttagtcatttgtcagacgcttttatccaaagcgacttacaagtgaggtacaaggcaagcaagaatCTGAACACAAAGTAAGACGTGAACACAAAGTCCTAACAgagaagtgtttacatttcatgagatgagTGAGTGAGTCAAACCCAGAGGCTTCATGTATGGCCCGATGGCCAACCAGTTAGAAtcctggtggtttcaaactAGCACCACAGAGTCACATTTACTCGCATGTAGCTTCTCTGATTGCCCCCTACACGTTAAACCTTTTAATTTGATCTTTTATTTGATTAGAAGGCTATGAGCATGTGTGGCTTGGGTACAATCATGAGACATGtggctaaacaaaaaaaaaaaaaatatgtagaaaGCCAAATAATGCAGAGGTCACTGATCACTGATATTAAAAGGCTTTATTCTCACTCAACAGTGTGGTTTTCTGATGGTTGATTCCACTGATACAGCACATACTCTTCCTCCCACAACCCTTGAAATGAATCAGAATTGAATGTTATACTGACAGCTTAAATGTTTTGAGTGAGAAACAGTTAAAACTGTTCCCACTTCTTGCAGCCACCGCTGTTTAGTACATTTGTTATACAGGGTCATTGAAGCTCTGAATGAGCAGCTCTGGCTGAAAACCAGTTCCTGCAGAAGGCCCTGGTGAGGTTTGTGGCTGCTACTGGCGAGCAGGGGTTCACATCTCTATACGCTGTGGTCTAAGGGACCCATTTGAAGCATTACCGAGAACAAAGGAAACTGACAAAACATGGTCTTGTCACTGCAGAGATCTGAGCTTTAAATTAAAGTGACctcattgtttaaatgttttaaatgtccttTTACCATAGACTTCTTTGATACTTGAGGCTCATCATAGAAGTGCTTGAACAAGTACAGCGTCTGAGTTCCTTCTTGTCCTCAGTGATCCTCTTAAAACACCCAGTCTCCATCTTCTCAGAGCAAAAACTCGCCCGTCTTCAtacatcacatacagtatgtgtatttcTCTGGATTCTAAGAACAGAGATGACTCACTcgacttttttttctgtcacttccCTTGCAAGCCTGTACTTTAAAGAGCAACTTTTACAAGAAGAAGCCACGGCTTCACACGCCTTGGTGTCGATGTTACCAACTATAGCAAACCATAGGCAGATATTTCTGTACAGCTGTACAACACCACTGGATCACTTCCCTGACTTTATACCTTTGACTGATGTTACTGCTGTCCAATTTAGCCTAGTTCTGGTTTAACACTGTGTTACGCTAATTCTATGTCCCCAGAGATTTAAGCTGCTGACAAATATGTTAAACATgcaattgtttttctttaaactgaaTTATTTAGACCCGGACATCCTTTAACAGAACTTTGCATTAACCCTTGATGTGTTGATTGTAGCATGAGCAGCTCTGCCTGAATGAGCTGTTCAGAGCCACTAACTGGCAGCTGTGTCACATCTGTTGTGGAGCCGCTGAGCAAAGACCAAAGCGCGCGGGACTCACCCCCATACGCCGCACGTGGTCTCTGAAGCTCAGACCTGCAGCTCCGACTGTGGCAGGACGTGGACATAAAGTAGGTTGTCACAGTTTGACATGCGGAATTTTTTTAAACGTTAAAGGTCGTGGGCAcaactgaatattttaataaatgtgggCTTATTCAGTATGTGGCTCCTCCCAGCCACAAAGTTTGCATTGCTAACAAACTGTCCCTCCAAACAAACAGCCTGCCCACACTATACACGAGTGGTGGCATGTTTGGTAGcggatttacacacacaaacaaagggaGCCCCTATTTTTTCTTTGATAATTTgaaatttgttaattttaaagaatcattcaatttatttttcagctctgataatatatgtgttttttaaaaaggcacatTTCCATAATTATTGAGATGTcttcttcatttatttgcttcagttagttttctccaaaacatgaAAACCTTTGCAGGTGTTATTCACTGAACGCCGCCTTTATCCCACTGAAAGCCCCCACACGTACAGTAAACCACTCCCGCTCCAGGACTGGGCGTGCGTCAGGAGCGCAGGTGAGACTGTGCCCATTCCCGGCAGGCTGTCTCCACAAGTGTGTCGAGgtggatataaaaaaaaagcgGGAATACGTTAGTAAATTAATTAACTTGACCTGCACTCAAGTGCTTTTGGTTAAGCTGACTGTCAAGGTGGTGGCCgagaaggaaggagaggagcGCGCAGAAAGAACCAACCTGTGAAAGTTACGGAATCAAACGTGCCCTTGTCACACAGCGAGAAACCGGGAGCGAATCATTAACTGCTTAgattttcaaactaaaaaaaaaacacttaacgacaaacagaggaaacacCATGAGGAAATCTGCATATACAGGTAAGCCTGCTTCTTTCGATCACGTGACAGTCAGTAACCACGAGTTATAAGATGCTGCCGAATAAAATGAAGAGGGTCTAACTCATAAAAAGCGGGCGCACGAGTGTGTCCATGACGCACAGCT includes these proteins:
- the LOC137100464 gene encoding uncharacterized protein isoform X2 is translated as MTVTVSMSAVSLKITTLLFLFFKDSHGLQLKAITIQCRCPDQDQDSLTVMKNDNEKLIVWKKNYPNSNDQNGLEVKGKFPNMDIVIKNLAPNDEGPYWCFYQRLNTISQNHMTTNATMSLLLVQAFPSKQVQDECNRSKDDLILLSVMISVAVILSIIMSVLIWLIKTKTGNPTKKPRCVLNNGVYEDMRGTHAYQSVYNITN
- the LOC137100464 gene encoding uncharacterized protein isoform X1, translating into MTVTVSMSAVSLKITTLLFLFFKDSHGLQLKAITIQCRCPDQDQDSLTVMKNDNEKLIVWKKNYPNSNDQNGLEVKGKFPNMDIVIKNLAPNDEGPYWCFYQRLNTISQNHMTTNATMSLLLVQEAFPSKQVQDECNRSKDDLILLSVMISVAVILSIIMSVLIWLIKTKTGNPTKKPRCVLNNGVYEDMRGTHAYQSVYNITN